One region of Candidatus Methylomirabilota bacterium genomic DNA includes:
- the argF gene encoding ornithine carbamoyltransferase, translating to MSHFVSAADLTRERALHLFRVAGALKQRWKSGSRGAPLAGRTMALIFEKPSLRTRVTFEVGIVQLGGRAVHLAGQEIGMGTRESVPDVARNLSRWVDGIAARVYAHDTVETLARHATIPVINGLSDFEHPCQALADYFTLWERGIDVAAMRLAWIGDGNNVCHSLLLLGGLLGTTLTAACPPGYEPDANVQATVRRLGGRLTVTHDPREAAAGADVLYTDVWISMGQEAERERRLEAFARYQVNETLVGFAKPSALVMHCLPAHRGQEITDAVLDGSRSIVLDQAENRLHAQKAIILELLGGSLDDA from the coding sequence GTGAGCCACTTCGTCTCGGCCGCCGATCTGACGCGCGAGCGGGCGCTCCACCTCTTCCGGGTGGCGGGGGCGCTCAAGCAGCGCTGGAAGTCGGGCAGCCGGGGCGCGCCGCTGGCCGGGCGCACGATGGCCCTGATCTTCGAGAAGCCGTCCCTGCGGACCCGCGTCACCTTCGAGGTGGGGATCGTCCAGCTCGGCGGGCGGGCCGTCCACCTGGCCGGCCAGGAGATCGGGATGGGCACGCGCGAGTCGGTCCCCGACGTGGCCCGCAACCTGTCCCGCTGGGTCGACGGCATCGCCGCCCGCGTCTATGCGCACGACACGGTGGAGACGCTGGCGCGCCACGCGACGATCCCCGTGATCAACGGGCTCAGCGACTTCGAGCACCCCTGCCAGGCGCTGGCCGACTACTTCACGCTGTGGGAGCGCGGCATCGACGTGGCCGCGATGCGGCTGGCCTGGATCGGCGACGGCAACAACGTGTGCCACTCGCTGCTCCTGCTCGGGGGCCTGCTGGGGACCACGCTCACCGCCGCCTGTCCACCGGGCTACGAGCCGGACGCGAACGTGCAGGCGACCGTGCGCCGGCTGGGCGGCCGGCTGACGGTCACCCACGATCCCCGCGAGGCGGCCGCCGGCGCCGACGTGCTCTACACCGACGTCTGGATCAGCATGGGGCAGGAGGCCGAGCGCGAGCGGCGGCTCGAAGCGTTCGCTCGCTACCAGGTGAACGAGACCCTGGTCGGGTTCGCGAAGCCCTCCGCCCTGGTGATGCATTGCCTGCCCGCCCACCGCGGCCAGGAGATCACCGACGCCGTGCTGGACGGCTCACGAAGTATTGTGCTCGACCAGGCGGAGAACCGGCTCCACGCGCAGAAGGCGATCATCCTGGAGCTGCTGGGCGGATCCCTGGATGATGCCTGA
- a CDS encoding acetylornithine transaminase, with amino-acid sequence MDTKTLLEWAARYHTPNYGRAPICLVRGDGVRVWDSDGREYLDFAAGIAVVALGHCHPTITGAIREAAATLLHVSNLYHTAPQIHLAKLLCDHSFADRVFFCNSGAEANEAALKLARKYAKERFASDRFEIVATRESFHGRTLATVTATGQEKYQHGFEPLMPGFKHVPYNDLRAMARALDNRTAAIIVEPIQGEGGVNVPDDDYLPGLRKLCDQSGALLIVDEVQTGLGRTGKLWAYEHAGVEPDIMTLAKALANGVPMGAMLAREEVARVLTPGTHASTFGGTPFVASVALATLTTIIGEKIPERAARTGAYLMEQLRALAKQRPVVRAVRGRGLLIGVELTRPAAPLVDACRDAGLLVLTAGEKVLRLAPPLIVDQRDCDRALATIDATLARSTS; translated from the coding sequence ATGGACACGAAGACACTGCTGGAGTGGGCGGCCCGGTACCACACTCCGAACTACGGTCGCGCGCCGATCTGCCTGGTGCGGGGCGATGGCGTGCGGGTGTGGGACTCGGACGGCCGCGAATACCTCGACTTCGCGGCGGGGATCGCCGTGGTCGCCCTCGGCCATTGCCACCCCACCATCACCGGGGCCATCCGCGAGGCGGCGGCGACGCTGCTGCACGTGTCCAACCTCTACCACACGGCGCCGCAGATCCACCTGGCCAAGCTCCTCTGCGATCACTCCTTCGCCGATCGGGTCTTCTTCTGCAACTCGGGCGCCGAGGCCAACGAAGCGGCGCTCAAGCTCGCCCGCAAGTATGCCAAGGAGCGGTTCGCCTCCGACCGCTTCGAGATCGTCGCCACCCGCGAGTCCTTCCACGGCCGCACGCTGGCGACGGTGACGGCCACCGGCCAGGAGAAGTACCAGCACGGCTTCGAGCCGCTCATGCCCGGCTTCAAGCACGTGCCCTACAACGACCTGCGCGCGATGGCGCGCGCCCTCGACAACCGCACCGCGGCGATCATCGTCGAGCCCATCCAGGGCGAGGGCGGCGTCAACGTCCCCGACGACGACTACCTCCCCGGCCTCCGGAAGCTCTGCGACCAGTCCGGGGCCCTGCTGATCGTCGACGAGGTCCAGACCGGGCTCGGCCGCACCGGCAAGCTCTGGGCGTACGAGCACGCCGGCGTGGAGCCGGACATCATGACGCTGGCCAAGGCGCTCGCCAACGGCGTGCCGATGGGCGCGATGCTGGCGCGTGAGGAGGTGGCCCGGGTGCTCACGCCCGGCACGCACGCCTCGACCTTCGGCGGTACGCCCTTCGTCGCGTCGGTGGCGCTGGCGACGCTCACCACCATCATCGGCGAGAAGATCCCGGAGCGTGCCGCCCGCACGGGCGCGTACCTGATGGAGCAGCTCCGGGCGCTCGCCAAGCAGCGGCCTGTCGTCCGGGCGGTGCGTGGCCGGGGGCTCCTGATCGGCGTGGAGCTCACCCGGCCGGCGGCGCCGCTGGTGGACGCCTGTCGGGACGCGGGGCTCCTCGTCCTCACCGCGGGCGAGAAGGTGCTCCGGCTGGCGCCGCCGCTCATCGTCGACCAGCGGGACTGCGACCGGGCGCTGGCCACGATCGACGCCACGCTGGCCCGGTCGACGTCGTGA
- the argB gene encoding acetylglutamate kinase, whose product MEALPYIREFRGKSIIIKYGGAAMEQANLKENFALDVILLHLVGIHPVIVHGGGPQIGAMMKRLGKEPRFIGGMRVTDEETVEIVEMVLVGKINKEIVALINHHGGRAVGLSGKDANLIRAHRRPHRLPSGEEIDIGLVGEVEAVNPDAIRLLEQNGFIPVIAPVGIGSKGETYNINADLVAGEVAAALGAEKLIHLTDVQGILDASGRLTSTLSRQDAERLVQDGVIDGGMLPKVESSLRALKGGTAKAHIIDGRLPHAILLELFTREGIGTEIVL is encoded by the coding sequence ATGGAGGCGCTCCCGTACATCCGGGAGTTTCGGGGCAAATCGATCATCATCAAGTACGGCGGCGCTGCGATGGAACAGGCGAATCTCAAAGAGAACTTCGCTCTCGACGTGATTCTCCTGCATCTCGTCGGCATCCATCCGGTCATCGTGCACGGCGGCGGGCCCCAGATCGGCGCCATGATGAAGCGCCTGGGCAAGGAGCCGCGCTTCATCGGGGGCATGCGGGTCACCGACGAGGAGACGGTCGAGATCGTCGAGATGGTGCTGGTAGGCAAGATCAACAAGGAGATCGTGGCGCTCATCAACCACCACGGCGGCCGGGCCGTGGGGCTCAGCGGCAAGGACGCGAACCTGATTCGCGCCCACCGGCGCCCGCATCGGCTGCCGTCCGGAGAGGAGATCGACATCGGGCTCGTGGGCGAGGTGGAGGCGGTGAACCCCGATGCGATCAGGCTGCTCGAGCAGAACGGGTTCATACCGGTCATCGCGCCGGTGGGCATCGGCAGCAAAGGGGAGACGTACAACATCAACGCGGATCTGGTGGCGGGCGAGGTGGCGGCCGCGCTGGGCGCCGAGAAGCTCATCCACCTGACCGACGTCCAGGGGATCCTCGACGCCTCGGGCCGGCTCACCAGCACGCTGAGCCGCCAGGACGCCGAGCGCCTCGTGCAGGACGGAGTCATCGACGGCGGGATGCTGCCGAAGGTGGAGTCGTCCCTGCGGGCGCTCAAAGGGGGCACGGCCAAGGCGCACATCATCGACGGCCGGCTGCCGCACGCCATCCTCCTGGAGCTCTTCACGCGCGAGGGCATCGGCACCGAGATCGTCTTGTGA